One genomic segment of Aquipluma nitroreducens includes these proteins:
- a CDS encoding Crp/Fnr family transcriptional regulator has product MIELIRFINQFEKLDPETEEAIKNYFEEVTFRKNEFIVEEGRICTKINFIKSGLVRRFYLQDGEEITKWLYHDNHWIAILSSYFNQKPSFEFLQACENTTVYSLSFENEQKLLEYPLFFKFYAHFFRYSLAAFDEFHFVFGSMSAQKKYKYLLDKFPLLIRKAKQKHIASLLNVSQETLSRIRATIN; this is encoded by the coding sequence ATGATAGAACTTATTCGTTTTATAAATCAGTTCGAAAAATTAGATCCAGAAACAGAAGAGGCTATTAAGAATTATTTCGAAGAAGTTACCTTCAGGAAAAATGAGTTTATCGTTGAAGAAGGACGGATTTGCACGAAGATTAATTTTATAAAATCAGGACTTGTTCGGCGTTTTTACCTTCAGGATGGCGAAGAAATAACGAAATGGCTATATCACGACAATCATTGGATAGCTATACTTTCAAGCTATTTCAATCAAAAACCATCATTCGAATTCCTTCAGGCATGCGAAAATACAACGGTTTATTCGTTGTCGTTCGAGAATGAACAAAAGTTACTTGAATACCCGCTTTTCTTCAAGTTTTACGCGCATTTTTTCAGGTATTCGTTAGCTGCGTTCGACGAATTTCATTTTGTATTTGGATCGATGTCTGCTCAAAAGAAATATAAGTATTTGCTCGACAAATTTCCACTGCTGATCCGGAAGGCCAAACAAAAACACATTGCCTCGCTGTTAAATGTGAGCCAGGAAACATTAAGCCGGATTCGCGCTACAATTAATTGA
- the lpxA gene encoding acyl-ACP--UDP-N-acetylglucosamine O-acyltransferase: MISKSAIIGKKAQIGKNVQIGNFATIDDDVVIGANTRIGNYVHIQNGARIGENCQIHASAVLAGEPQDLKYKGEYTTLEIGNNNIIREFVTINRGTASRGKTVIGHNNLIMANSHIGHDCVIGDHCVIGFNVGMAGEVTVSDWANVSGLTGIHQFSRIGTHAMVGGLSKIVKDVPPYVIAARDPLTYEGINSIGLSRRGFESFKINELKEIYRIIFQERRNLTHALDLIETNFKVTPERDEIIRFIRNSNRGIIKGCKE; the protein is encoded by the coding sequence ATGATTTCGAAAAGTGCAATAATTGGGAAAAAAGCTCAGATTGGAAAGAATGTCCAGATCGGGAATTTTGCGACAATTGACGACGATGTTGTGATCGGCGCGAATACCCGGATTGGCAACTATGTCCATATTCAAAACGGAGCCAGAATCGGTGAAAACTGCCAGATTCATGCAAGTGCCGTGCTTGCAGGCGAACCACAGGATTTGAAATATAAAGGCGAATACACAACGCTGGAAATAGGCAATAACAACATCATCCGTGAATTTGTCACCATAAACCGGGGAACAGCTTCACGAGGAAAAACGGTGATCGGGCACAACAACCTGATCATGGCCAATTCGCACATTGGGCACGATTGTGTGATTGGCGATCATTGTGTAATTGGTTTTAACGTTGGAATGGCAGGTGAGGTCACAGTGTCTGATTGGGCAAATGTGAGTGGATTAACCGGGATTCATCAGTTTTCGAGGATTGGTACCCACGCTATGGTTGGAGGACTAAGCAAAATTGTTAAAGATGTTCCGCCTTATGTAATCGCTGCACGAGATCCGTTGACCTACGAAGGAATAAACTCCATCGGATTAAGTCGTAGGGGATTCGAATCCTTTAAAATCAACGAACTGAAAGAGATTTACCGGATCATTTTTCAGGAAAGAAGAAATTTAACTCATGCACTCGATCTGATTGAAACGAACTTTAAAGTGACTCCGGAACGTGATGAAATCATTCGTTTTATTCGAAACTCGAACCGCGGAATAATTAAAGGTTGCAAGGAATAG
- a CDS encoding THUMP domain-containing class I SAM-dependent RNA methyltransferase, whose protein sequence is MKNQNYTATTLAGLEEVLAQELIEIGADEVQIGRRSVYFSGDQKMLYKANYCLRTALRILVPIDSYKIYSVDDLYQRAKNFKWEELFDCDQTFAIQSTVFSDLFDNSMYASLKLKDAIVDRFRYKFDNRPNVDSKNPDVLINLHISAEYCTISLDSSGESLHKRGYRVGQNEAPMSEVLAAGLLRLSDWDCKSNLIDPMCGSGTIAIEAAMLANGIYPGSIRKSFGFKNWQSFNAELFKRMENEVQPAEQAPVRISASDILRRNIDIASKNADEAGVGSLIDFKISDFKVLEPASEKPFLLFNPPYGERLTPDDTNFYGMIGERLKHHYTNATVWIISTPQCLKSIGLRPSRKIPILNGSLECSFRKYELYSGSKKFVAGKDGAEA, encoded by the coding sequence TTGAAAAATCAAAATTATACAGCCACCACGTTGGCCGGACTTGAAGAAGTACTGGCTCAGGAATTAATCGAAATTGGCGCCGACGAAGTTCAGATTGGGCGGCGGTCGGTTTATTTTAGCGGCGACCAGAAAATGCTCTACAAGGCCAATTATTGTTTGCGTACCGCTTTGCGCATTCTGGTTCCGATTGATTCGTACAAAATCTATTCGGTTGACGATTTGTATCAGCGGGCAAAAAACTTCAAGTGGGAAGAGCTGTTTGACTGCGATCAGACTTTTGCAATTCAGAGTACCGTTTTTTCGGATTTGTTTGATAATTCGATGTATGCTTCGTTGAAACTGAAAGATGCCATCGTCGATCGTTTCAGGTATAAATTTGACAATCGCCCAAATGTTGATTCCAAAAATCCGGATGTGCTGATCAACCTGCATATCAGCGCCGAGTATTGCACCATTTCGCTCGATAGCAGCGGCGAATCGTTGCATAAACGCGGTTACAGGGTAGGGCAGAACGAAGCTCCGATGAGCGAAGTTTTGGCTGCCGGACTGCTCCGACTATCGGATTGGGATTGCAAAAGCAATCTGATCGACCCCATGTGCGGATCGGGAACCATTGCCATCGAGGCAGCTATGCTGGCTAACGGAATTTATCCCGGAAGTATTCGCAAAAGCTTTGGGTTTAAGAACTGGCAAAGTTTCAATGCCGAGTTGTTTAAACGGATGGAAAATGAAGTTCAGCCGGCAGAACAAGCACCTGTTCGGATTTCAGCGTCCGATATTTTACGCCGCAACATCGATATCGCATCTAAAAATGCCGATGAAGCTGGTGTTGGCTCTTTGATTGATTTTAAAATTTCCGATTTTAAAGTGCTTGAACCAGCTTCAGAAAAGCCTTTCCTGTTGTTCAATCCGCCTTATGGCGAAAGGTTGACTCCCGATGACACTAATTTTTACGGTATGATTGGCGAGCGCCTGAAACATCATTATACCAATGCCACGGTTTGGATCATCAGCACGCCGCAATGCCTCAAATCGATCGGATTGCGCCCTTCGCGCAAAATTCCAATCCTGAATGGTTCGTTGGAATGTAGTTTCCGAAAATACGAATTGTATTCGGGATCGAAAAAGTTTGTTGCCGGTAAGGATGGCGCCGAAGCCTAA
- a CDS encoding bleomycin resistance protein has protein sequence MLTAINPKLPMRDKTLTKAFYLNNLSFKELGDFGDYLIVGKDNIEIHFFEFKGLDPKENYGQVYIRTEDIDKLYQSLLDNKTSIHPNGHLQNKPWGQKEFALLDPDNNLLTFGQRI, from the coding sequence ATGCTCACAGCCATTAATCCAAAATTACCAATGCGTGATAAAACGTTAACCAAAGCCTTTTACCTGAACAATTTAAGTTTTAAGGAGCTTGGTGACTTTGGCGACTATTTAATCGTTGGTAAAGACAATATAGAAATTCATTTTTTTGAGTTTAAAGGTCTTGACCCAAAAGAAAACTATGGACAGGTTTATATCAGAACTGAAGATATCGACAAACTTTATCAATCATTGCTTGACAATAAAACAAGTATACATCCCAATGGACATTTGCAAAACAAACCATGGGGACAAAAAGAATTTGCATTACTTGACCCCGACAATAATTTGCTGACCTTTGGACAAAGGATATAA
- a CDS encoding DUF3667 domain-containing protein codes for MEHSTICKNCNHTFEGKYCNRCGQAANTPDLSLHYIWHDIQHGIFHFDNGIFYTIKQLLRRPGHSIREFINGKRIHHFKPLSFVVVLATFYGLLYHYFIDNPFGAEPINADGNLIQFYQKAIRWNLDHFAYTALLLALTTTMASYWVFKKQGYNLAEHLVLNLYYRGLVLVVALLLFPVLFIVYNKTDPENLMRYALLIQPLDFILMCWCYAQFFNKLNLIKVLGLTTLTYMLMSTINMMIWYTGMLIANIVA; via the coding sequence ATGGAGCATTCAACCATTTGCAAAAACTGTAATCACACCTTCGAGGGTAAGTATTGTAATCGTTGCGGCCAGGCTGCAAATACTCCTGATTTGAGCCTGCATTACATCTGGCATGATATTCAGCACGGAATTTTTCATTTCGACAATGGTATTTTTTATACCATTAAACAGCTTCTGAGAAGACCCGGACATTCCATCCGGGAATTTATAAACGGGAAAAGAATTCATCATTTCAAGCCCTTGTCGTTTGTAGTTGTTTTGGCAACCTTCTACGGGCTGCTTTACCATTATTTCATTGATAATCCTTTTGGCGCTGAACCAATAAACGCAGATGGCAATCTAATTCAGTTTTACCAAAAAGCTATCCGCTGGAATTTAGATCATTTTGCCTATACAGCATTGCTATTAGCTTTAACCACTACCATGGCCTCATATTGGGTATTTAAAAAACAAGGATACAATTTAGCTGAGCATCTAGTACTTAATCTGTACTACAGGGGTTTAGTGTTGGTCGTTGCCCTTCTATTGTTTCCAGTGCTATTTATCGTATACAACAAAACTGATCCTGAGAACTTAATGCGTTATGCACTTCTCATCCAGCCCTTAGACTTTATATTGATGTGTTGGTGTTACGCCCAGTTCTTCAATAAGCTTAACCTGATTAAAGTACTGGGACTTACAACGCTTACCTATATGCTGATGTCGACAATTAACATGATGATTTGGTATACGGGTATGCTCATTGCCAATATAGTCGCTTAA
- a CDS encoding glutaminyl-peptide cyclotransferase: MTIRLISIVLIAFLLFGCTGGGSNSGNSSTTNKPIPTIDFVYMKSYPHDTISFTEGLLIHHGDLFESTGSPAELPWTESLFGIVDLKTGKIDAKVKLDRVKYFGEGITFLNGKVFQLTYKTKVGFIYDATSFKKTGEFTFPGEEGWGMTTDGKYLIMSDGTFKLTYLDPDNLQVIKSVSVTENGYVKENLNELEYIKGYIYANIWTKNTIVKIDPASGQVTGQIDLTPLADECKNINPGSLEMNGIAYDSINDRIFVTGKLWPKIYELKIND, encoded by the coding sequence ATGACGATAAGACTGATTTCGATTGTTTTGATTGCGTTTTTACTGTTTGGATGCACTGGCGGCGGAAGCAATTCAGGCAACAGTAGTACAACAAACAAGCCCATTCCAACCATCGATTTCGTTTACATGAAATCGTACCCGCACGACACAATTTCTTTCACCGAAGGGCTTCTGATACACCATGGCGATTTATTCGAAAGTACTGGTTCGCCCGCCGAATTACCCTGGACAGAATCATTGTTTGGCATCGTTGACCTGAAGACCGGTAAAATTGATGCCAAAGTAAAGCTAGACAGAGTTAAGTATTTTGGAGAAGGTATAACATTTTTAAATGGGAAAGTATTTCAACTTACCTATAAAACCAAGGTTGGATTTATTTATGATGCAACCAGCTTTAAGAAAACAGGTGAATTTACTTTCCCGGGTGAAGAAGGCTGGGGCATGACAACGGATGGAAAATATTTAATCATGAGCGACGGTACATTTAAATTGACTTATCTGGATCCCGACAATTTACAGGTGATTAAATCAGTTTCGGTTACTGAAAACGGATATGTGAAAGAAAACCTAAATGAGCTGGAATACATAAAAGGTTACATTTATGCTAACATCTGGACGAAAAATACAATAGTTAAAATTGACCCGGCATCAGGCCAGGTAACCGGTCAAATCGATTTGACTCCTTTGGCCGATGAATGTAAAAACATAAACCCGGGTTCCTTAGAAATGAACGGTATTGCTTACGACTCAATCAATGACAGGATTTTCGTGACTGGTAAGCTTTGGCCCAAAATTTATGAGCTAAAAATTAATGACTAA
- a CDS encoding alpha/beta fold hydrolase, whose amino-acid sequence MTKTYAPKRTTTQGHSIQISNIEIYYEEYGVGKPLLLLHGFGGCSQNWHPFIDKLSEHFRLIVADLRGHGYSTNPENKFTHREAANDMFLLLEKLGINQFSAMGMSTGAMTLLHMATSQPSRIDSMVLISTTSHFPDQARAIMRRASFDTMPPEVRKMYRECAKRGDEQIRQLISQFNALHKNNDDMNFDAQSLSTITARTLIVHGDRDHFFPVEIPVSIYRSIPNAALWIIPGGDHVPIYEAKVPFTSTALQFLNELSK is encoded by the coding sequence ATGACAAAAACATACGCACCTAAACGAACAACAACACAAGGACATTCCATTCAAATCAGCAACATTGAAATTTACTACGAAGAATACGGAGTAGGAAAGCCGCTGTTGCTTTTGCATGGGTTTGGTGGTTGTTCGCAGAACTGGCATCCATTTATCGACAAGCTTTCAGAGCACTTTCGACTGATTGTTGCCGACCTTCGCGGACATGGTTACTCCACCAATCCGGAAAACAAATTCACTCATCGGGAAGCAGCCAATGACATGTTCCTTTTGCTCGAAAAGTTGGGAATTAATCAATTCTCTGCCATGGGAATGAGTACTGGTGCAATGACACTGCTTCACATGGCTACAAGCCAACCAAGCCGCATCGACTCAATGGTTCTGATTAGCACAACTTCTCATTTCCCAGATCAAGCAAGGGCAATTATGCGCAGAGCTTCTTTTGACACGATGCCTCCTGAAGTGCGGAAAATGTATCGGGAGTGCGCAAAACGCGGTGACGAACAGATTCGTCAACTCATTTCACAGTTCAACGCATTACACAAAAACAATGACGACATGAATTTCGATGCACAAAGTTTATCGACCATTACAGCTCGTACGCTCATTGTGCATGGCGACAGAGACCACTTTTTCCCGGTTGAAATTCCGGTAAGTATTTACCGTTCCATACCCAATGCCGCCTTATGGATTATTCCAGGCGGTGACCATGTTCCAATTTATGAGGCCAAGGTTCCATTCACATCAACTGCCCTTCAATTTCTTAATGAGTTAAGCAAGTGA
- a CDS encoding ester cyclase: MTTEILEKNKEIVIRFNKEVIEQGNLDTFRQLMDNDFINRTAPAAANGADGMWNTFSNVLRPAFPDLTVEIYEQIAEGDKVVTRKSIAGTHNGKLFDIPPTGQKIRIDVIDIVRVKDGKYIEHWGINTLQTVLSELKKV, translated from the coding sequence ATGACAACTGAAATTTTAGAAAAGAACAAAGAAATTGTTATACGTTTCAATAAAGAAGTAATTGAACAAGGAAATCTTGATACTTTCAGACAACTTATGGACAATGATTTCATTAACCGGACAGCTCCTGCTGCAGCCAATGGCGCAGACGGAATGTGGAATACATTTTCAAATGTTTTAAGACCAGCATTTCCTGACTTGACTGTAGAAATTTATGAACAAATAGCTGAAGGTGATAAGGTGGTGACAAGAAAATCTATAGCAGGGACGCACAATGGCAAATTATTCGACATTCCTCCCACTGGACAGAAAATTAGAATTGATGTAATTGACATTGTGCGAGTAAAGGATGGAAAATACATTGAACATTGGGGCATTAATACCTTACAAACGGTTTTGTCTGAATTAAAAAAAGTGTGA
- a CDS encoding ELWxxDGT repeat protein, with protein sequence MKKAFLSIMLVLTISCLLIGQVTLVKDINTQPASSSPTGFVSVGNISYFVCTTAAFGSELWRSDGTSAGTYMVKDIYPGTTSSTPSNLINLNGTIYFNAYSTTGTELWKSDGTETGTSMVKDIYPGSIFESGSPFLLVNFNGMLYFTAINSEYGREMWKTDGTKTGTTLVKDITPGSNSSIIKNLTECKGNLYFTNQDAASGNELWKTDGTEAGTVRVKDIYPGSGSANPSLLTVVNSTLFFTANNGVSGTELWKSDGTESSTVLVKDIYPGNFPSSISNLCDVNGIAYFSANNGVHGTELWKSDGTESGTVLVKDIYPGSSTNSSYPSGLITCYGSVYFNAYNDSNGSELWKSDGTEVGTVLVKDINPTGSGSPYNLFSLNESLLFIANDGVHGTELWKSDGTTQGTVMLKDISTGNMTQTNLLIVGNKLTGVVFFSANDGVTGQELWKSDGTEGGTMMVKNISSGTTDGVQGSLTLVNSKFFFSANDGTNGSELWISDGTPSGTKMIKDIYPGSGSGDPHQFSVYNKLYFFTATNGTDGIELWSSNGTTEGTKMVKIIHPSSGFNFVTDEDNATLNGLLYFAATDKTTGTELWKSDGTEAGTTRVKDVLTGQGSSNPTQFIAINGVLYFGALTETGYELWKSDGTEAGTSLVKDIYSGSSSGSVDYLTNYKEMLYFTANDGANGIELWKSDGTDAGTSLVKDIYSGPLSGTPAFLKSVNGTLYFSAASEGSGRELWKSDGTTTGTVMVKDICPGIGSGNPVSMTELSGKLYFIAFNENDDTELWQSDGTITGTLPLKKSLTGASYFHPSHLTSLNNKLYFQAIDESGNERLYESNGTSDGTRKISELDQVSGLRTWFTQLGEDFYFVANIDDKGNELIKYKPILSSIEKVSDPNKTGVVFPNPTTGPITIEFVNGKLPATFSLFDINGKLLIKKIMTSNLFHINLQENSPGIYIYQINVGNNIQYGEIIKK encoded by the coding sequence ATGAAAAAAGCTTTTCTATCCATTATGCTTGTATTAACCATATCATGTTTACTTATAGGGCAAGTAACTCTTGTAAAGGATATAAATACACAGCCAGCATCCTCATCTCCAACCGGGTTCGTTAGCGTTGGCAACATATCGTATTTTGTATGTACAACCGCAGCTTTTGGCAGTGAACTCTGGCGCAGCGATGGAACCTCGGCCGGAACATATATGGTGAAAGATATTTATCCGGGAACAACGTCTTCAACACCATCAAATCTGATCAATCTTAATGGAACAATCTACTTTAATGCATACAGTACAACCGGAACTGAGTTATGGAAAAGTGATGGGACTGAAACAGGTACAAGTATGGTGAAAGATATTTATCCGGGCAGTATTTTCGAATCAGGATCTCCGTTTCTCCTCGTTAACTTTAATGGCATGCTATATTTTACGGCAATTAACTCTGAATACGGACGTGAAATGTGGAAAACTGACGGAACAAAGACCGGCACTACGCTCGTAAAGGATATAACTCCCGGATCGAATTCATCGATCATTAAGAATCTTACCGAGTGTAAAGGAAATTTATATTTTACCAATCAAGATGCCGCAAGTGGAAATGAATTATGGAAGACTGATGGTACCGAAGCTGGAACGGTTAGGGTCAAAGACATTTATCCGGGATCGGGTTCTGCAAATCCATCATTATTGACTGTTGTGAATTCAACATTATTTTTCACAGCTAATAATGGAGTCTCTGGAACCGAGTTGTGGAAAAGTGATGGAACTGAATCAAGTACAGTTTTGGTTAAAGACATTTATCCCGGGAATTTCCCCAGTTCAATATCAAACCTGTGTGATGTAAACGGGATAGCGTATTTTTCGGCAAATAATGGTGTACATGGAACTGAGCTATGGAAAAGTGATGGAACTGAATCAGGCACCGTTTTGGTTAAAGATATTTATCCGGGATCTAGTACCAATTCAAGTTATCCATCAGGTTTAATAACCTGTTATGGATCAGTGTATTTTAATGCATACAATGATTCTAATGGTAGTGAATTATGGAAGAGTGATGGAACTGAAGTTGGAACCGTTCTGGTAAAAGATATTAATCCTACTGGATCAGGAAGCCCATATAATCTATTCAGTCTTAACGAATCATTATTATTTATTGCTAATGACGGAGTTCATGGAACTGAATTATGGAAAAGTGATGGAACAACCCAAGGTACCGTAATGCTCAAGGATATTTCCACTGGAAATATGACACAAACTAATTTACTAATTGTCGGCAACAAATTAACTGGTGTAGTATTCTTCTCGGCCAATGATGGGGTTACAGGTCAGGAATTATGGAAGAGTGATGGAACTGAAGGTGGAACAATGATGGTGAAAAATATCTCTTCAGGAACAACAGATGGAGTTCAAGGTAGCTTGACATTGGTGAATAGCAAATTTTTCTTTAGTGCCAATGATGGCACTAATGGATCTGAACTATGGATTAGTGATGGAACTCCATCAGGAACAAAAATGATAAAAGATATTTATCCTGGCTCCGGTTCCGGCGATCCTCATCAGTTTTCAGTTTATAATAAATTGTATTTTTTTACCGCTACAAACGGAACAGATGGTATTGAACTTTGGAGTAGCAATGGAACTACTGAAGGAACCAAAATGGTGAAAATTATCCATCCCAGCTCCGGGTTTAATTTCGTTACAGACGAAGACAATGCAACTCTTAACGGACTTTTGTATTTTGCAGCCACCGATAAGACAACTGGAACTGAACTTTGGAAGAGTGATGGTACTGAAGCTGGAACAACAAGAGTAAAAGATGTATTAACTGGTCAAGGTTCAAGCAATCCAACGCAATTTATAGCCATTAACGGAGTGCTTTATTTTGGTGCTCTAACAGAAACAGGCTATGAACTGTGGAAAAGTGATGGAACTGAGGCTGGCACTAGCCTGGTAAAAGATATTTACTCAGGTTCTAGTTCAGGTTCGGTTGACTATCTTACTAACTACAAAGAAATGCTCTATTTTACGGCAAACGATGGAGCAAATGGTATTGAATTATGGAAAAGTGATGGAACAGATGCGGGTACAAGTTTAGTGAAAGATATTTATTCCGGACCTTTGTCAGGAACTCCCGCTTTCCTAAAAAGTGTGAATGGAACTCTTTATTTTTCAGCTGCAAGTGAAGGTTCCGGAAGAGAACTATGGAAAAGCGATGGAACTACCACCGGAACTGTAATGGTAAAAGATATATGCCCGGGTATAGGTTCTGGCAATCCGGTGTCGATGACAGAACTTTCAGGTAAATTATATTTTATCGCATTTAATGAAAACGATGATACAGAATTATGGCAATCTGATGGCACAATAACCGGAACATTGCCATTAAAAAAATCATTGACCGGAGCCAGTTATTTTCATCCAAGCCACTTAACTTCACTTAATAACAAATTGTATTTTCAGGCTATTGACGAAAGCGGAAATGAAAGATTATATGAGTCGAATGGAACAAGTGACGGAACAAGAAAAATTTCAGAACTGGATCAGGTTTCAGGATTGAGAACCTGGTTTACTCAACTAGGAGAAGATTTTTATTTCGTAGCAAATATTGATGATAAAGGGAACGAACTTATAAAATATAAGCCAATCTTGTCTAGCATCGAAAAGGTATCAGATCCCAATAAAACAGGAGTTGTATTCCCAAATCCAACAACCGGTCCAATTACTATTGAATTTGTGAATGGAAAGTTGCCTGCTACATTTTCGCTCTTTGATATAAACGGCAAACTATTAATAAAAAAGATAATGACATCCAATTTATTCCACATCAACTTACAAGAAAATAGTCCGGGTATATATATTTATCAGATAAATGTTGGGAATAACATTCAATACGGGGAAATTATCAAAAAGTAA